One Paralysiella testudinis genomic window, CAATTGCTAAATTTTTAGAATTAGGCGCTGATGTTACCTATGTGGCATTTTCTACAGCAGAAGAATCTGTACCTGATGGCATGCCTAAAGATATTTTAAAAACTGAGGTTCGAGAGGCTACGCAGGCACTAGGTATCCCGTCTGACCATTTGATTGTACTTAATTATGAGGTGCGTAAATTAAACTATGCACGCCAAGAAATTTTGGAAAATTTAATACACATTAAAAGAACTAAAAAATTTGATCTCGTGCTGATGCCTTCATTAAAAGATATTCATCAAGATCATACAACTGTTGCCCAAGAAGGTTTAAGAGCTTTTAAGGGAACGACTATTTTGGGCTACGAGTTGATTTGGAATAATCTTTCATTTGATACAACTTCATTTATTAAATTGAGTAAGCATCATGTAGCAAAAAAAGTTGCTGCACTTCAGTGCTATAAATCGCAAAATGGACGTGATTATATGTCAGAAGAGTTTATTTTCTCTTTAGCAAAAACGCGTGGTGTGCAAA contains:
- a CDS encoding PIG-L deacetylase family protein, which codes for MNDFKNILVLAPHTDDGELGAGGAIAKFLELGADVTYVAFSTAEESVPDGMPKDILKTEVREATQALGIPSDHLIVLNYEVRKLNYARQEILENLIHIKRTKKFDLVLMPSLKDIHQDHTTVAQEGLRAFKGTTILGYELIWNNLSFDTTSFIKLSKHHVAKKVAALQCYKSQNGRDYMSEEFIFSLAKTRGVQIGAEYAESFEVIRWVIS